Genomic window (Streptomyces sp. NBC_00078):
GTGAGCTGCTCCACGCCGTCGATCTCGCCGCGCCGCTTGATCTCGACCGCGACGGTCCGCCCCTCGGCGTCCCGGCACAGGATGTCGACCGGGCCGATGGCCGTCATGTACTCGCGGCGGATGAGCGTGTAGCCGTCGCCGAGGGTCTCGATGCGGTCGGCGAGCAGCTCCTGAAGGTGTGCTTCCACGCCGTCCTTGATCAGGCCAGGATCCACGCCCAGTTCGTGCGAGGAGTCGTGGAGGACTTCCTCCATCGTGATGATCAGCTTCTCGCCCGCCTTGTTGATGACGGTCCACACGCCGTCCTCGTCGCCGGAACCCTCCTTGAGGGTGCAGGGCGGCGACATCCAGTTCAGGGGCTTGTAGGCGCGGTCGTCCGCATGGATCGACACGCTGCCGTCCGCCTTCACCAGGATCAGGCGGGGCGCCGAGGGGAGATGGGCGGTGAGCCGGCCCGCGTAGTCGACGGAGCATCGGGCAATGACGAGACGCATGGTCGGCAACGCTACTCGACGGGTGCGGGTCGACGCGATTCGCGTCGGCAGAGCGCCCCTGTTGTCCCGGAAGACCCGAGACAACCCTTGTTCATTTGTGGCTGATTGTGCGCCTAATGAGGGCTCTCCATGTACGCATTTTTGTGGTGCGGTCACCGTCCGTTGCTTACCGTAGAAACGGGAGGTCGCGAGTCGGGTACTGAGCGTGTTCGGTATCGCGAACTCCCTTATCTGTCCGGCAACCCCTGTCGACCACGGGGGTGCGAGAGGAGAACCCATGTCGCTCGACGTCTCACCGGCCCTACTCGAAAAGGCCGAGCGAGGCGAGGTCGACGAAGCCGAATT
Coding sequences:
- the nucS gene encoding endonuclease NucS → MRLVIARCSVDYAGRLTAHLPSAPRLILVKADGSVSIHADDRAYKPLNWMSPPCTLKEGSGDEDGVWTVINKAGEKLIITMEEVLHDSSHELGVDPGLIKDGVEAHLQELLADRIETLGDGYTLIRREYMTAIGPVDILCRDAEGRTVAVEIKRRGEIDGVEQLTRYLELLNRDPHLAPVRGVFAAQEIKPQARVLATDRGIGCTVLDYNAMRGIEDDKLRLF